Genomic DNA from Panthera uncia isolate 11264 chromosome E3, Puncia_PCG_1.0, whole genome shotgun sequence:
GGAGTTATTGTTTAAGGAGTATAAAGTTTCAGATTTATAACATGAAATAGTTCTGGCTATATATTTCACAACAGTGTAAATACATTTACCACTATGgaactgtacccttaaaaatggGTTAAGACGGTAAcgtttatattatgtattttttacgaCAAGTTTAAGATTTTGTATagagaggaaaaatgaatttcaacctgaagaaacaaaaaaatatttgtatcataCACAACAGAAAAATGGTTAATATACCTAATATAAAAAGAGTTCCTGCAAATCAATAAAAGAGAGTACGATAAGCCAATAGAATAGTTGGCAAAGGGAAAAAGCAATTACAAAAAGAACTCTTATGCTAATAAATGTATGAAACGATGCATAACTTCCCTATTAAACAATATTTCTCTAAATTCTCTAAATTAAACAAGgttttttccctgccttttcagattggcaaacttttttttttttttaatttatttattttgagagagagagagtgtgtgggaggggtagaagagacagagagagagaatcccaggcaggctctgcaccatcagtgtggagcagggctcgaactcacaaaccatgagatcatgacctgagctgaaatcacgagtcagccacctggccaactgagccacccaggtgccccgagattggcaaactttaaaaaccaatcgtatcggggggggggggggggggctggaaggCAGCAGACAGCACGCTGGATTTGGAAGAGATTCTACTGGCGGGATTATATACAGAAAGGCATGAATGGAGCTAGGGGACTCAGTAAAAGACATTGAGGTATGAAGAAACTAACAACGGTGGGGAGCCATTCCACCCCCAAGCCTGAAGAAGCAAAGGGAACTGTAGCAAACCAGTAACCTGGGAAAACCAAATAGCTccgcatctctctctctcaccctcagaAGACAAGAATGACCCAGTCTGGAAAAGTCAGACTCCAAGCGGTACAGAGAAGACCAGACAGGAATTGGAGACAATAATCAGCACTTTGAGGATATTCCACCTGAGCGAAAATAACAGCTAACAGCTTTTAAGCACAAGGGTTACCAAGTGATATCAAGtggtatcatcatcatcacccccatttttacagacaggaaaactgaggcatagaagcGTTGTACTATTTGCCCAGAATTCACACAGGGGATCTGGGCTTTGAACCCCGGGGCAGTCTGGTACGCTAGAGCCCAGGTTGCATGCCATGTCTCGCctttgccctctcccctgctggggGAGGATATATCGATACCACCGTTTTAAAGGGCAAtttgaggggcagctgggtggctcagtcagtcaagcatccaactttggctcaggtcatgatctcaccattcctgggttccagccccgcgtggggctctgtgctgacagctcagagcccagagtctgctttggattctgtgtctccctttctctctgtccctcctctgctcgcactctgtatctctcttgctcaaaaataaataaacatttaaaaacaagttaaagGCAATTTGGccatttctatataaaataataatagcaataacaatagtagtaataataaaatcctttataaatataaagatactcTGAGACCCAGAAATGCTGCTTCTAGGTAACTTTGTTCTGAAATACTCACAGTGTGCAAGGATATGGGCTATTCATTTCAGGAGCAACGCATAAGTGGAACAGACCCTCAGCTGGAGGGATGATTCTCGATTAGACTAAGCCAATCACGGTGGTTGATCTCTTTCACTCCCCTGTGTTGACGGGTTTACAGTATGTAAACAGTTCCAGCCAGTGAGACAGGAGGGAAAAAGTCCCTTTTTGGGAGGCAGAAGGGATAGGCTTCTACATTTCTAAGAAAGAGAGCACTCTGTCTTTACTTGGATGTTGTCTTGTTAGGTGATGGGATCTGGAATTCTATCACCAAATTGACGCCTGCAGAGAATGAGCCTGGGGATGATTTTGATGAGGGCATCCCTCTGAAGAGGAGGAACTTGCAGCCCTGGAAATATTTTCTACCCGGTTATAACTGCCTGTTCTCTGGGCCCTCACCCtccttagatctctggctgtggggGACACAACTTTTCTTATTGCTTAAGGCAAGTTTGACCTGGGGTTTCCAGCCAAAGATGTCCTAACCAGTACAACTTGGCTGTCCTTAAaaaggggggttgggggtgggggggacggcgcctgggtggctcagtcggttaagcatctgatttcggctcaggtcatgatctcatggctcatgagttcgagccctgcatcaggctctgtgctgacagctcagagcgtggagcctgctttggattctgttatctccctctgtttctgctctctccctcttgctctctctctctctcaaaaataaacattaaaaattttttttcttaatcaagtACAATGTCTCTCATAAAGTAGTgttgcagaaaaataaacaaataaatacaatctgAATCTGATCAATTTCCTAGATCCAGTATTAATTTACACGGTAAGTAAGTGGAACAAAGTAACACGGAACATAGTCTGCAAAATGACAACTGGGTTTTTCATTGAccttccccccaaaaagaaatcaagggaaaAACTTGAGATGTCGAGGAATCTATAGATCAAAAGAGACCTAAAAAGATCTAGCAACCAATCCTAGCTGTGGCTACTCATTGATTGCTGATTCAAACTATTAAAGTTGATGGTATTTATGAGACAATTTGAAATTGGAACATTGAGTAAGATAATTgataatattaaggaattattacttttttttttaaagtttatttatttatttatttaagtcatttctccacccaacgtgggacttgaacgcgtgacctcgagatcaagagtcacatgctcttcccactgatccagccaggtaccccagggGATTATTACTTCTTAACATGTGTAAATGATATGGTggtttatgtttaaaaaacaaacagggatgcctgggtggcttagtcagttaagcatccgacttcggttcagatcatggtctcacagtttgtaggttcaagccccatatcaggctgtctgctgtcagcaaagagcccactttggattctctatccccctctctctctgcccctcccctgctcatgctttctctctctcaaaacaataaataaacattaaaaaaagaaaaagaaacatatccCTCAGAAATACCTTCTTTCTCTTGCAAAAAGAGAGGTTTCCTTGACTTcacatctgcaaacaaagaccACCCCATTTCCCTGCTCACCCCTgattctgcctcctcccctcccacatgCCAAccagcctctcctctctgctccttcccttcgCCACACCAAGCTGCTCCCGGCAAGGTCCCTGGTGGCCTCCAGGTTGCTATGGCCAACGGTCACTTTTCTTTCTATCCGGAGCTTACTCACTCTCAGCAACTTTTGACCTGGGTGATTGCTCCCTCCTCCTCAGAACCCCGGATCCTGGTCCTGCAGCTTGCAAGCTTTGTGATGGTGGGcagttaattaacctctctgtggcTCAATGCTCTCGGCTCTAGAGAGGGATCAATAAATAATACAGCCATTAATGGACGAAATGACTTAATGgacataaagcacttagaacagtgtttggcaaatgttaagtgctccataaatgttaagTGTTATGATATCTCAagggcatctcaaacttaacatggcTCAAGTAGAACTCTAGATTGTCCCTCCCCACGAGTACCGTGTAGACTGGAAAAAATGTTCCTCTCCAGCCTTgtccatctcagtaaatggcacaaCCACCCACCCATGCGGGCCTCCCAGAAACCTGGGAGTTGTCCTtgactccttcctttccctcaccaCCGTCTTCCTCTCTACGCATCCAATGCTTCATCAAACCCCACTGATTCTAACTCCAAAACATATCTCAGCTCTACCTCTCTCTACCTCCAGGGCTACCTCCCAGCTGCAAGTTGGCATCACGTCCTAACTGGACAACCACAGTAGTGTCCGAGCtgattttccttcctctcctccgtGTGCCCTTTGGTCTGTCCGTCTACGCTCCCCTGTGCAGCCAAACAGtcctataaaaatgtaaatcatgtcagggcacctgggtggctcagtcagttaagcacccgcctcttgatttcggttcaggtcatgatctcagggttcatgggatcgagccccacgttgggcactgcgttgatggcgtggagcctgcttgggattctctctctccctttctctatgcttttcccctgtacatgctctctctttctctctctcaaaataaatatataaacattagaaaaatgtaaatcatgtCTCTCCCTCCTTAAACCCTTCACTGGCTCTCATTTTTCTTAGAATAAAGACCAAAtcccctcccaggcccctgctTGGACCAACCCCAGGCCACATCATATATGCCTTTCTCTTCTTGCTTCCTCTGtgcacctcagggcctttgcatacaCTACTACCTCTGCCTAGACCACTTTTACCCCTGGTGTTCATATGACTCCCTCCTTCTTATCCTTCAGATTTCACCTTACTGGAGGCCTTTCCTTACCACTCTCTTTAATATTGTTCAATCCAATTACCAATGAACACAGTATCCTGCTCACTGAACTTAACACAATttatacttacatatttatttctttgtttatttatgtacAGCTGTCTCCCCCACCAAACAGtagaaaagcagagaatttgaggttttggttttttgtgttcCTTGAGGAATAGGGCCATGTAATTGCCACACCCCTagctttaaaaatcataattggCATTAGcacatgctcagtaaatatttgtcgaatgaaCTATTGGActattgatttaaaaagaaagtcaatCGTGGAAGGATGTGCATGGCATTTTCGCAATTATGAAAGTCAGTCTACAAACTTCAACACGCGATGACACTATTTCTGTGATGCTCCCCGTTCTCCCAAGGCCGTAGGAGACAAGTTGAACTTCAATCCTCCTGAGGCTGGGCCACAATTCCAGGATATTCAGCAGGGCCAAATCTGCTTGGGGGGAGTTGCTGAGAGAGGGACAGGTTGGACAGTATTGAGCCTTCATGCAACAGTGATGACTGCTGAGACATCGTCAACTGATTCAATGGCCCCTTCGGTCCTGCGCCCTGTACTGTGTCTGCTTTGGGCTTGGGACCGGGGAAAATGTTACAAGCTGCCTGCCTAGTAGACCCATGAGCTGTTTCTGCTCTGGAGGGCCTGCCAAGAAGCAGGTGGCAGGTCCCCCTCCCATTCTGGGCCAAGCTCTTATCTCTGCTGAGAAATTCCCTTCCCCGAAGGGCTTCAGCTTTTGAAACACACAAACCAGCTTTTCTGCTCTTGGGTCAGCCATATGCATCCCCAGGGGCAATAAGCacagaaaagcaggaaaacataGGAAAGAACCAACTAGATTAACACAGAAATACATTATATGTTTGGAAAAAATCATGCTGTCCACCATGCGGGGAAATGACTAGAAAGGCCAAAATGGACAACAAGTCCACTGGGGAGTTGGCCACCCCAGGGGGAGAGATGGGGTCGAGGTGTTGGACAGGAGAGGGTGGATATCAGAGCCATTCGGAAGATTAAAATCAGTAGGAACTTggtgagggatggggtgggggtgggggaggtaagGAAGAAGGAGGCATCTGGAATGATTCCTAAGAGTCTGCCTTGGGAGGGGGATGGCTCTCCCATGGCACAGAATGTTCCCACCTCCTCCACCGTAAGCACTTTGCCCAGCCCCCCCTCCTACTCATCCTTGAGACCTCCATTCAAGTCTCGCTTCTACAGAGCCACCCTACCTCACCCCAGGGCCAGCTGGATTCTTGGATTTTATGTTTCTTCCTTTGAATATTTACTGGGTGTGCGATGACACATCCATtagtgtctcccccccccccccaagactgTCAGGCTGTGAGCGGATCCGGGCTCATCCTTGCaaccccagtgcccagcacatagtaggtgctcaataaataaaggCTCTGAAACGCAGGCAGAGGAGGATGGAGTGTATCCTGCAGGCTGGTGTTTCTCCAGGGGAGTGGAGGCTGTTGGGTAAAAACAATACATAGACCCCCTCTGCCACCTCTACTCTTCACCCTCCTCACTTTGTGCTTGTGATGAGAGTGTTACTAGGGGTACAGTGTGCAAATGAGTCTGGAAGTAGGAGAAAAGTTGATAAGATTGCAGTTAGCAGGACCCGTGGGCGTTtctggaagggagaagagagtaGATGAAAGCAGGCATGAAGGTCTGTGGGCCTGGCGGGAAGCTCAGAGGGGACAGGGTGCAGGAGGGGCCCGGAGGTGGCAGAGAGGGCCCCCAGGGGTGTTCGGACACCAGAGCTACAGGATGATCCTGAGCAGTCCCCACCTTCTATCCGTGGCCCGAGGGGCCTTCCCAGCCTGgtctgaaggaaataaacactCTGCTCCATCCACTGGTGAGCAGCCCCTGAGTGTGCCGTTTTGCTCCTGGCTGTGTCTGGAAAGGTGTCTGTGTCTAGAAAAGCCCATAGTAGAGGCTCCAAAGTATCTGTTAttattgaaggaaggaaggaaaaagtgaaTGTTCTCGAAGGGCTTGGTAAGTCTAGGGGAGGCACCGGGATTACCAGGCTCCTGTGGGAAAGGCTGCTTTGAGTATTAAACAAGATCCTGTTTTTAAAGAACGCAAGATCAAAATCTGAGAAGACAGAGCTGGGCCAGACCAGGAGGAAGCTGGGCAGGGAGTCACCTAGTGGCCGGCTCCCGTTCCCCCCACCCCTAGGCCAGCCCCTCGGGAAACCTCCAGGGGTCCTCCGGGAGCGCCGCCCCAGCACGACCGACACCTTCGCCCCACCCGGCCGGCAGGCAAGAATTTGCCCCGCTGACCTCCCCAGGCGCGCTGCTGTCGCCATGGCGACCAACCTGGAAACAAGCGGCCCGATTGTCCCTGCTCAGCGGGGCAGGTGAAACCCTGGCCACGTGACCGATACTGAGCCAGGTGCGGTGACTGGGACACCCGCCGCCTCCCCGCCTTAACCCCTTCAGCGCCGCCGCCCCGGGGGCGCCGGGTGCCTGCAAGCCGCAGGCCGCACCCCTTCGGGCCCCGGCTTCCCAGCCAGAAGGGAGGTGGCTAGATACCCGGAGCACTGCACTAGGAGTCACATTCCCGGGAAGGAATTCGGGCTGGGCCACGCACGTGCTGAGTGACTGGAGCTGGGTCATTCCCCTCCCGCGTCTCTATGTTCCCGGCAGTAAAATGAGGATGACAACACCCTCCCACTACCCCGGGACTTGCAGACGGCTGGGAAGGGACGCTGGGAGTAAAGACTCCCAGTGCGGTCTCATtctgcacccctctccccccgcGTGACCGCAGCGTCTCAGGGGCTCCGGAAGGCCTCCCCTCCAACAGCTGACACTCCCCCAAGAGGGACACCCTCACCAACAAACCAGTTAGGATCTGGCTGGTTCCTATCAAGCTGCGGAGGGGTGGGCGGCCCCCAAGTTGACCCCTTCCCAACACTCCATCACCAGAGTCCTTCCCAGGTGGTGACAACCCCTCTCTCGCGGCCCCACCACTTTCTCTAGAGTGTTCCAGTGGAAACCTCAAGCCAACTGGTTTTTCCGCTTGCCTCCAGGCCCTAACCAGCCACGTGATGGGGCCTGGGCCCAGGTCTCAGGAATGTCTCCGGACTGCTTCTGCCATAGACCcagggctctgggcagatggtCAAGGGTTGTGGGCCAGGCTCAGGTTACCTGGCTACACTGTAGGCTGGAGCAGCTGTGGGGGGTGGTTTGAAACCACTTTTGAAATACTACCCTTCTGAATCACCATCACGATGTCAACCCCCAGCCTCTTCATCCGCCAATTCTAGAAAAACACCCTGCTTGATGTCTCCTCTGAGGACCCCTCCCATGCCTTGGATCGGCTCCCATTCTGGGCTCAGATGTCCTCATCACTCCCCTAATGACTATGCTGGTAACAAATCACCACACCACCTGGTGTGTTTAGCGTCCCCAGTGACCTTAAAGCCCTTCTTTCATTAGAACAAAACAACTGCCAGTCCCCAAGCTGACTCAAGGTGAAGGCCATTTTATGGGGCAAGGGATTTATTACATCTTAGAGTTAAGATGCATCCTaccaggggagcctggatggctcagtcagttaagcatcagatttcagctcgggtcattatctcaccattcatgggttcgagctctgcatcaggctctgtggggacagctcagagcctgggacctgcttcagattctgtgtctccctctctctctgccccactcgcactctgtgtctctctcaaaaaaagtaaagactttttaaaaattaaaaaagaaaaaaaagatgctccTACTGGTCCTGACTCCCATCAGGCCTGCCCTAAAGAGTGAGAGTCCTGGCTGGACCAGATATCATCTCTGGAAGGGGCACTGACCCAGCCACCAGGTGAACCTTCACCTAAGCCTCAGCTAGTGCCCTGAATCTCTTCACGATCATTCGGTAAAATGATTACAATTGCACTTTGCACCAGATAAACAACACAGGACTCCGGTCCTGCAGAACTCCCAGCCTATGGGGACACAGAGAAAGCCAGTTCTAGAATACCATATGGTAGACTGACAAATGCTTTGAGAACATAGGATAGAAGAGATTAGTGTCAGCCGGGGAAATCTGGGAAGGCTTTTGAGGAGGTGGCAGCTATCCTGGACATTTACAGTTGTACAGGACTTGGGCCACTAGCTATCTAGAAGGCAGCCACCCATCTCAGCAGAGGGAGTCTTCAGGATAAAGACCAAAAGGAAGGTGTGCAATGTAGATCTCTGATTGGGGAGTAAGAGAATAGGAAGCATGGGTGGAAAAGCAGGTAGGATCAGACTGGGGGACGCTAGGGATGCTGTTTCAACTCTCAAGTTTAAGGGTGGGGAGTCCCTAAAGGTTTCTGAGCAGAAGAATGCTGTAAAAGGAGCAGCGGGCTGAGACCTGAGACCATAGCACCACTGCCACCACTGCCCCAGACTGGGGAGAGAAGATGGCAGCCAGTCAGGCTTCCAAAGGGAGGCTTTTTAATGTGCGGGATGTGCTGAGTTCAAGGGTGGGAGAATCGTTTATTTCTCTGCTGGTAAAGAGGCGTGAGGTCTGACCCATTTCAGCTCAAGGAAGCAAATACCCTCCAGTACAAACACCTGGCTTCCCACCTTGATTCGCATCAAGAAtggcagatagatagatagatagatagatacatagatagatagatagaatggcAGACCAGACAGCGGTTCTGGTTCTGCCTCTTGTACAAGCCATTTgccccagtttccccatctctaaagGGTGGGCATGGAGGGTGGATGGAGATGAGCTCTCTAGAGTTTCCCCTAGCTCCTTCTAGAGTCCAGGACTTCGGGATGGGAAAGAGGTGCACCACCCGGCCTGCCTGGGCCCCCAGCTGTGGAGCACGACGCCTCCAAGCCGGCGCCTCGACGACGGGAGCCACTTTTGGCGCCTCTCCGCGCCCGCCTGCGGCACAGAAAGCACGGCACCCACCCAAGGTGGGGCGTGAGGGCAGAGGAGCAGGCCAGGTGTGGGGCGCGCGCCGGCCAAAGGCAGGGGCTCCTCGTCTTGCCAAGGACCCGTCCCGCGGCCGCCCAGGGCTCCCGCCCCAAATCCAGGACATTCCCAACGGCGGGGTTTGGACTCCCACGCCACAGGACCGTGACTCTCCGCGAGGACTCGGCGCCTGGGGCGGGAGGGCGTTGGGCGGTGCTTCTCCAGGGGCGTGACCAAGGCATACGGTGGCTCCGCCCGGGGCGTGGCGAGGGCAGCTCTCTCGCCCGCCGGCGCGGTGGCTGAGGGGATTACGTAATGACGCAAGAGGAGGAGCTGCGGGAACAGACGGTACTCTGGGATTACGTAAGGAGACGAAAAAGGGGGCGGGGAACTCCGCGGTAGTGGGCGGGATGGAAGGCGGAGCTGCAGTCGGAACTGGGCAGGGCTCTGAGCGAAGGCGGGAGGCGGAGCCAGGGGATAGGAAGAGCTGCGCGCCTGGTAGCTGTTCCCGGGCATGCTCCGCTGGGCCCGCGCCTGGAGGCTCCCCCTTAGGGGGCTCGGCCCCTCCAGTCTCAGCGCCTCCAGGGTGCCCCTCGCACCCAGCAGCAGTGGCCGAAGCGGCACCGAGAGGAGGTCAGTCAAGGGCGCCATGTGGGTGGCCGTCCACCGCTCCTCCTCGTTCAGTTCGGCTCCGCCTCCTCCGtttacccccgccccccaggccgcTCCCCTAAACCCCTTCCCGAGCCAGCTTAGACCCCTCCTCCATCCTTGCTCCTCCCTCCAGGTCGGTGCTGCTTTCCTACAGACTTCTGGACGGAGAGGCGGCCCGCCCGGCCCTCGTTTTTCTGCACGGGCTCTTCGGCTCCAAAACCAACTTCAACTCCATCGCTAAGGCCCTGGCCCAGCAGACTGGCCGGAGGGTGAGCTTCCGGGAGAGGCGGGGTCCCCGGGAGGTGGGACCTGGCTGGGCGGGGCTAAGGAGATGGCCAAGGCGGGCCCCGCTTTCCGCCCTCACTACTGGACACCGGCGAGGAGTGGCCGGTCTCTCTAAGCAGAAATGAAGAGGTTGACCTTCTAAGGATGCAGGCCACATGGCACACCGTGGCCCTATGTGGACCCATTCATTCCGTCGTGCCTGCATCCATCCAGTCCTTCATTCGTGTTAATAGATCTTCAAGCTAGGCTCGCTGTCCAGTGCCTAAGTGCCAACACCTCCCTGGTAAGGGGACCAGCCCTGTTTGTTCACCAGGGTTGATGGGGCTTACCACCTTTTACAGCAGCCCATCCTTCTGTGCTCCAACTGTTTTCCACTTCGATATCTTTCCCCAGGctccctacccgcccccccaccccctcagccttCAGGAATGCCGTGCCTTCTCTATGCCCTGAATGTGGATGCCAGCTCTTCCCACCCTCACTCCGCTCCGCAGGTGCTAACAGTGGATGCTCGGAACCATGGTGACAGCCCCCACAGCCCAGACATGAGCTATGAGGCCATGAGCCAAGACGTGCAGGATCTCCTGACCCAGCTGGGCCTAGTGCCCTGTGTCCTCGTTGGCCACAGCATGGGAGGCAGGACAGCCATGCTGCTGGCACTCCAGAGGGTGAGCTGTCCCTATACAGGGCTTCTTCCCATCCAGTGTAGACCATGAGCGCCCAGCAGGCGACCTGGGACTCAACTGAGCCTTGGACGGCCAAATTCAGGATCTGGCAACTATGCCTGAGACCCACTGTGTCTGCCCTAAGGCTGGTCCCAAGTTTGGTTCTTTCACTCAGCCAGAGCTGGTGGAACGCCTGATTGCTGTGGACATCAGCCCAGTGGAGACCACATCCAACTCAGACTTCCCATCCTACATGGCAGCCATGAGGGCTGTAGACGTCCCAGATGACATGTCCCGCTCCTCTGCCCGAAAACTGGCCGATCAGCAGCTCAGCACTGTTATCCAAGTAATGTACCCATGTCCCGGCTGGTGTTGTGGGCTGGGACCTGTCCAGGGAAGAGTGGCAGCCCCAGGTCTCACACGGAggttcccccgccccccacacccaaCTACTGGACCCCTACAGGACCCGGCCGTGCGTCAGTTCCTGCTCACCAACCTGGTGGAGGTGGATGGGCGCTTCGTCTGGAGGGTGAACTTGGAAGCATTGGCCCAGCACGTGGACAAGATCTTGGCTTTCCCGCCACGACAAGAATCTTACCCTGGGCCAACCCTCTTCCTCCTGGGTGGAAACTCTCAATATGTGCAGTAAGCCAGactgggtggtgggaggggcatgCCCCACTTACCCAGGCCCCAGCCTGGGGATCCTGCCTTGGGGAGGGCTTCGGTGCGGGCAGGGGGGTGCCTGAGAGTTCACAAATAGCACTGGCATGTGTGTTCATGtagctctctcctccctgctttgcctccacttctctctccccccccatctGGGCGGCCTCCTCTTCGACGGACAGTCCCAGCCACCATTCTGAGATCAGGCGGCTCTTCCCTCAAGCCCAGATGCAGACTGTGCCCAATGCTGGCCACTGGATCCATGCTGACTGCCCGCAGGACTTCATGGCTGCCATCCGAGGCTTCCTAGCCTAAGAGTTGCTGGCAAGACGAGGCAGGAAGCCCCAGGCTTCAAGGCCCTGCAGCCTGTTCC
This window encodes:
- the ABHD11 gene encoding protein ABHD11; this translates as MLRWARAWRLPLRGLGPSSLSASRVPLAPSSSGRSGTERRSVLLSYRLLDGEAARPALVFLHGLFGSKTNFNSIAKALAQQTGRRVLTVDARNHGDSPHSPDMSYEAMSQDVQDLLTQLGLVPCVLVGHSMGGRTAMLLALQRPELVERLIAVDISPVETTSNSDFPSYMAAMRAVDVPDDMSRSSARKLADQQLSTVIQDPAVRQFLLTNLVEVDGRFVWRVNLEALAQHVDKILAFPPRQESYPGPTLFLLGGNSQYVHPSHHSEIRRLFPQAQMQTVPNAGHWIHADCPQDFMAAIRGFLA